One window from the genome of Streptococcus parasanguinis encodes:
- a CDS encoding PTS system mannose/fructose/sorbose family transporter subunit IID, which produces MRRIFKMADRKKISKKTLAKAFHHWYYGHLTCFSQEHMQTFGYLTSMLPIVEEMYDTKEEQKDAMQTYTAFFNTEPQLGSLVVGITAGLEEARANGDAVDGETINGMRAGLMGPIAGIGDSLVVGTLIPVLLGIALGLSKGGNVAGALFYIVVWNLLVYFGMRFAFFKGYQLGDKAVEFLVGPKGQALRKAISVVGGMVIGAVAATWVSVTTALQFKNSEGKVFLNIQEKIDGVYPGLLTAAFITLCWWLMSKKKISPNKVMLLLVVVALIGVALGIFDPHLKY; this is translated from the coding sequence ATGAGGAGGATATTTAAAATGGCTGATAGAAAGAAAATTTCAAAGAAAACATTAGCAAAAGCATTCCATCATTGGTATTATGGTCATTTGACTTGTTTCTCTCAAGAACATATGCAAACCTTCGGGTACTTGACTTCTATGCTTCCAATCGTAGAAGAAATGTATGACACAAAAGAAGAACAAAAGGATGCTATGCAAACCTATACGGCCTTCTTCAACACTGAACCACAACTTGGATCTCTTGTTGTAGGGATCACAGCTGGTTTGGAAGAAGCGCGTGCAAACGGAGATGCAGTAGATGGCGAAACCATCAACGGTATGCGTGCCGGTTTGATGGGACCAATCGCTGGTATTGGTGACTCATTGGTCGTTGGTACCTTGATTCCAGTTCTCTTAGGGATTGCCCTTGGTCTTTCTAAAGGTGGTAACGTCGCTGGTGCTCTCTTCTACATCGTCGTATGGAACCTCTTAGTCTACTTTGGTATGCGCTTTGCCTTCTTCAAAGGTTACCAATTAGGGGATAAAGCCGTTGAATTCCTTGTAGGACCAAAAGGACAAGCTCTTCGTAAAGCGATCAGCGTTGTCGGTGGTATGGTTATCGGTGCCGTAGCAGCTACTTGGGTATCTGTTACAACAGCCCTTCAATTCAAGAATTCTGAAGGAAAAGTCTTCTTGAACATCCAAGAAAAGATCGATGGTGTTTATCCAGGTCTCTTGACAGCAGCCTTCATCACTCTTTGCTGGTGGTTGATGTCTAAGAAAAAAATTTCACCAAACAAAGTCATGTTACTTCTCGTTGTAGTGGCTTTGATCGGTGTTGCCCTTGGTATCTTTGACCCACATCTTAAATACTAA
- a CDS encoding PTS mannose/fructose/sorbose/N-acetylgalactosamine transporter subunit IIC, which translates to MTISWIQAILLGIFASLSSMPGMGGSSIGNYTLGRPLIGGLISGLILGDVTTGIMVGVALQVVYIALVTPGGTVSADVRAISYIGVPLAILFVHANNITDEAGIAAAAAPIGAAVGTIGTVLFYGTATMNLVWQHIGWKAVEEGNFKKLYAVDWVYPWISHFLFSFLPTMIITKYGENMVDLMKQYLPMDGYWMKALFTVGALLPCVGIAILLKQIVTEATDFIPFFVGFTLAKSLGLNLVSSAVVSLIFAVIYYELEVIKSMKAAPAGVVDQDDDEEDI; encoded by the coding sequence ATGACAATTTCATGGATTCAAGCAATCTTGCTTGGTATTTTCGCCAGCTTGTCTTCAATGCCTGGTATGGGAGGTTCCAGTATCGGGAACTATACACTCGGTCGTCCTTTGATCGGTGGGTTGATTTCAGGTTTAATTCTTGGAGATGTGACAACCGGTATTATGGTCGGGGTTGCCCTTCAAGTCGTTTATATCGCCTTGGTAACACCTGGTGGTACCGTATCTGCCGATGTGCGTGCCATCTCTTACATCGGTGTTCCTCTTGCTATCTTGTTTGTGCATGCTAATAACATCACAGATGAAGCAGGAATCGCCGCAGCTGCAGCTCCAATCGGTGCAGCCGTTGGGACAATTGGTACAGTTCTTTTCTACGGTACCGCTACTATGAACTTGGTTTGGCAACACATTGGTTGGAAAGCCGTTGAAGAAGGAAACTTCAAAAAACTCTACGCAGTTGACTGGGTTTACCCTTGGATCTCTCACTTCCTCTTCTCTTTCCTTCCAACAATGATTATCACCAAATACGGTGAAAACATGGTTGATTTGATGAAACAATACCTTCCTATGGATGGTTACTGGATGAAAGCCCTCTTTACAGTCGGTGCTCTTCTCCCATGTGTCGGTATTGCCATCTTGTTGAAACAAATTGTTACAGAAGCAACTGACTTCATTCCATTCTTTGTTGGATTTACCTTGGCAAAATCTCTCGGATTGAACTTGGTATCCAGTGCCGTTGTTTCATTAATCTTTGCAGTAATCTACTATGAACTTGAAGTGATCAAATCGATGAAAGCTGCTCCAGCCGGAGTGGTGGACCAAGACGATGATGAGGAGGATATTTAA
- a CDS encoding PTS system mannose/fructose/N-acetylgalactosamine-transporter subunit IIB translates to MVVTFVRIDDRMIHGQTVTRWAKEKPCDGLIAVNDAAASNKVLIQAYKGASDKKTFVWTKEAFKEKSAKVTESDSRYFLITKNPIDMKEILVDQGFVPGDVKEIIVGPANDRPGAVKLGNNQSITQEEAEAFQAIQAAGYKVKFQLLPDVSIGYWDDFKSKFGF, encoded by the coding sequence ATGGTAGTAACATTTGTACGGATTGATGACCGCATGATTCACGGTCAGACAGTCACACGCTGGGCAAAGGAAAAACCATGTGATGGTTTGATTGCCGTAAACGATGCAGCAGCATCAAACAAGGTTTTGATTCAAGCTTACAAAGGCGCATCAGACAAGAAAACCTTTGTATGGACAAAGGAAGCCTTTAAGGAAAAATCAGCAAAAGTAACAGAATCAGATAGTCGTTACTTCTTGATCACCAAAAATCCAATCGATATGAAGGAAATTTTGGTCGACCAAGGGTTTGTCCCAGGTGATGTCAAAGAAATCATTGTTGGCCCTGCAAATGATCGTCCTGGAGCTGTGAAATTGGGAAATAACCAATCCATCACTCAGGAAGAAGCAGAAGCCTTCCAAGCCATTCAAGCAGCAGGCTACAAGGTGAAATTCCAATTGTTGCCAGATGTTTCCATCGGGTATTGGGATGATTTCAAATCAAAATTTGGTTTTTAA
- a CDS encoding PTS sugar transporter subunit IIA, translated as MKYLVLVSHGGLAEGLKTSLAMFAGDKLDQVIAVGLKEGKSVDDFAVDFRESISGLTADDSVLVLADIVGGSPLTTAAMVLEEAGKLDGALILGGMNLTMALTAVVMKDVLDGDDLSATILSEARSALQPFEVSATGAEEDDDDI; from the coding sequence ATGAAATACCTCGTTTTGGTCAGTCATGGCGGACTGGCAGAAGGTCTAAAAACATCACTAGCCATGTTTGCTGGTGACAAGTTGGATCAGGTCATCGCAGTTGGACTCAAAGAAGGAAAATCGGTCGATGACTTCGCAGTTGATTTCAGAGAGAGCATTTCAGGATTGACAGCTGATGATTCTGTTTTGGTCTTGGCAGATATCGTAGGTGGTAGTCCATTAACCACTGCAGCCATGGTTCTAGAAGAAGCTGGAAAGCTCGATGGAGCCTTGATCCTTGGTGGGATGAACCTCACCATGGCCTTGACGGCAGTTGTGATGAAGGATGTGTTGGATGGAGACGATTTGTCAGCTACCATCTTATCAGAAGCACGATCTGCACTACAGCCTTTTGAAGTTTCAGCCACTGGTGCTGAAGAAGATGATGACGATATTTAA
- a CDS encoding ABC transporter substrate-binding protein, with the protein MKLKRKHLCWGIGLLVVLCASAGFYWWKQQPTVLHIGVYAGSSWDVPTSQRSHALDRAIQKFEKSHPHVRVEYENGIPQSDYSDWLSEKIVSGKTPDVFMVSEQDLSLLAARGVLEKLNGYMDRKDQAAFYPVAFESGVYQGQTYALPYESNPILMCVNKDLLDKEGIAVPKEGWTLEEFYTICKKLTKDTNGDGQLDQFGSTEYTWKEALAANGGHLFQGGMLKLTAPEVKESLTFLQKLEDLNKNYKVSSKDFDQGKVAFYPMTLAQYRTYKPYPYHVSKYSNFTWTCIPMPAKSKTTKATLVTTTSFAMSARSSHSKLAWELMQLLTEDPEIQQTLFAQSQGISVMPQVVKSRSSKDLLQVDDFGTDSLTNQTLNRIMEQAVESSPKNVSKEVLEKLDYLIGNALRDQDVENRLPQIQREIESSLQVGV; encoded by the coding sequence ATGAAATTGAAGCGAAAGCATCTTTGTTGGGGGATCGGCCTCCTTGTTGTGCTCTGTGCGAGCGCGGGTTTCTATTGGTGGAAACAGCAACCGACCGTCCTCCATATCGGCGTTTATGCAGGTTCTAGCTGGGATGTGCCGACCAGTCAACGTTCCCATGCCTTGGATCGTGCGATTCAAAAATTTGAAAAATCCCATCCCCACGTTCGTGTAGAGTATGAAAATGGGATTCCTCAGTCGGATTATTCTGACTGGCTTTCCGAAAAGATTGTCTCAGGAAAGACGCCAGATGTGTTTATGGTCTCTGAGCAAGATCTTTCCTTATTAGCAGCGCGAGGCGTATTAGAAAAGTTAAACGGCTATATGGATCGAAAAGATCAAGCTGCCTTTTATCCCGTTGCCTTTGAATCCGGTGTCTATCAGGGGCAAACCTATGCCTTACCTTATGAAAGCAATCCGATTTTGATGTGTGTCAATAAAGATCTCTTGGATAAAGAAGGTATCGCGGTTCCCAAAGAAGGCTGGACCCTTGAAGAGTTCTATACGATTTGCAAGAAACTAACCAAAGATACCAATGGGGATGGGCAATTGGACCAATTTGGGAGTACAGAATACACCTGGAAAGAAGCCTTGGCGGCAAATGGAGGTCATCTCTTCCAAGGAGGCATGCTCAAGCTGACAGCTCCAGAAGTGAAAGAGTCTCTGACTTTTCTGCAAAAATTGGAAGATCTAAATAAAAATTACAAGGTGAGCTCTAAAGATTTTGACCAGGGAAAAGTCGCCTTCTATCCCATGACCTTGGCCCAATATCGGACCTACAAACCTTATCCCTACCACGTTTCTAAATATTCAAACTTCACCTGGACCTGTATCCCGATGCCTGCTAAGTCAAAAACGACCAAGGCAACCTTGGTCACGACGACTTCTTTTGCTATGTCGGCTCGAAGTTCTCATTCCAAGTTGGCTTGGGAATTAATGCAACTCTTAACAGAGGATCCCGAAATTCAACAAACCCTCTTTGCCCAATCCCAGGGGATCTCTGTCATGCCACAGGTAGTCAAGAGTCGCTCTAGTAAAGACCTCTTGCAGGTAGATGATTTTGGGACGGATTCCTTGACCAATCAGACCTTGAACCGCATCATGGAACAAGCTGTTGAAAGTAGTCCTAAAAATGTCTCAAAAGAGGTGTTAGAAAAGTTAGATTACTTGATTGGCAATGCCTTGCGCGATCAAGATGTTGAGAACCGCTTGCCTCAAATTCAGAGGGAGATTGAAAGTAGTCTACAGGTAGGAGTTTAG
- a CDS encoding response regulator transcription factor: protein MIKVMVADDQALIRESLKIILSAHPDIEVVATVEDGNHVLSSIPQTHPDLILMDIRMPGMDGVLATKEVKEHYPDIKIIILTTFDDDEFIYSALKYGASGYLLKGASTEELYEAIKVVYQGGAMINPNIASKVFQIFSQMAKTNFSIAVDEDNVKDLSTTEWRIIQEVGYGESNKEIAAKLFLSEGTVRNYLSTILAKLNLRDRTQLAIWSVQTGVTRRDFSKGNTE, encoded by the coding sequence GTGATAAAAGTAATGGTAGCAGATGACCAGGCCTTGATTCGAGAATCTCTGAAAATTATTTTGTCAGCCCACCCCGATATTGAAGTGGTGGCCACAGTGGAAGATGGGAATCACGTCTTGTCGAGCATTCCACAGACACATCCTGACCTGATCTTAATGGATATTCGGATGCCAGGCATGGATGGGGTCTTGGCGACAAAAGAAGTCAAAGAGCACTATCCGGATATCAAAATTATTATTTTAACGACCTTTGATGATGATGAATTTATCTATAGTGCACTCAAGTATGGTGCTTCAGGTTATCTTTTAAAGGGAGCCTCGACAGAGGAACTCTATGAAGCGATTAAGGTGGTGTATCAAGGCGGAGCCATGATCAACCCGAATATCGCTAGTAAAGTCTTTCAAATTTTCTCACAAATGGCCAAGACCAACTTCTCTATTGCTGTGGATGAGGACAATGTCAAGGATTTGAGCACGACGGAATGGCGCATTATCCAAGAAGTCGGCTATGGGGAGTCTAATAAAGAAATTGCGGCTAAACTTTTCTTATCAGAAGGAACCGTGCGCAATTACTTATCAACAATTTTGGCGAAATTAAACCTACGAGATCGAACGCAATTAGCGATCTGGTCAGTCCAAACAGGAGTGACGAGACGTGATTTTTCTAAAGGAAATACAGAATGA
- a CDS encoding sensor histidine kinase yields MRKFRGVRYSLAILMVVNFIAVMLNSIIYLQATNYIIAQRQASLLVERLERIPFAPSTTFWLSALLFAGIALISMSRYRSQTSRWSIFDKWNILEILLMLLLMWVQNVAYNGLILLVFADIFYGSKELNTKRDRKYWFAFILVSFLMLLVTNSDVFSLFFPIPSLDVYIHFYPASIRILAFFLKNSLYALNMVLFIISLLFYIMNVLAENHEVEEELAMVSKVNTELNNYMALSEKIAEDRERKRIAREIHDTLGHALTGISAGLDAVGVLIDIDPNRAKEQVKSVSEVVREGIQDVRGSLNRLRPGALEGRTLKDALEKMIREYQTLSNLQVDLRYEWVDVDMDVMIEDTIFRVIQESMTNAVRHGHASQMSLHFFEDKENYLIELQDNGVGFETLTYGYGLKQMMERISILGGQLQFESRDGFFTRVSLPKYKEGR; encoded by the coding sequence ATGAGAAAATTTAGAGGTGTGAGATACAGTTTGGCCATTCTGATGGTCGTGAATTTTATCGCTGTGATGCTCAACAGTATCATCTATCTTCAAGCAACCAATTATATCATTGCTCAACGACAAGCTTCCCTATTAGTAGAACGCTTAGAGCGCATTCCTTTTGCGCCCTCTACAACTTTTTGGTTGTCTGCACTCTTATTTGCTGGGATTGCCTTGATTTCCATGAGTCGTTATCGGTCTCAAACGAGTCGATGGTCCATTTTTGATAAGTGGAACATTCTGGAGATCCTCCTGATGTTGCTCTTGATGTGGGTCCAAAATGTAGCTTATAACGGGCTCATTCTCTTGGTTTTTGCGGATATCTTCTATGGTTCCAAAGAGTTGAATACCAAGCGAGACCGCAAGTATTGGTTTGCTTTTATCCTAGTAAGTTTCTTGATGCTTCTTGTGACCAATTCAGACGTCTTTTCGCTTTTCTTTCCGATTCCTTCTCTGGATGTCTATATTCATTTTTATCCTGCCTCCATTCGGATTCTGGCCTTTTTCTTGAAGAATTCCCTCTATGCCTTGAATATGGTGCTCTTCATTATTTCGCTTTTGTTCTATATTATGAATGTTCTTGCGGAAAACCACGAAGTAGAAGAAGAGTTGGCCATGGTTTCGAAGGTCAATACGGAGTTGAACAACTATATGGCCTTGTCTGAGAAGATTGCAGAGGATCGGGAGCGCAAGCGGATTGCTCGGGAAATTCACGATACCTTGGGACACGCGCTAACAGGGATCTCAGCAGGTTTAGATGCTGTCGGAGTCTTGATTGATATCGATCCCAATCGGGCAAAAGAGCAGGTGAAAAGTGTTTCAGAAGTGGTTCGTGAAGGAATCCAGGATGTGAGAGGCTCTCTCAACCGCCTCCGTCCAGGTGCCCTTGAGGGACGAACCCTCAAAGATGCTTTAGAAAAGATGATCCGCGAGTACCAGACGCTCTCCAACTTGCAGGTTGATTTACGCTATGAATGGGTCGATGTCGATATGGACGTCATGATTGAAGATACGATCTTTCGTGTGATCCAAGAGTCTATGACCAATGCGGTTCGCCACGGTCATGCCAGTCAGATGAGCCTTCATTTTTTTGAGGATAAAGAAAATTACCTGATTGAGTTGCAGGACAATGGGGTTGGATTTGAAACCTTGACCTATGGCTATGGGCTCAAGCAGATGATGGAGCGTATTTCCATCCTAGGAGGACAGCTTCAATTTGAAAGTCGCGATGGATTTTTCACGCGCGTCAGTTTACCGAAATATAAAGAAGGGAGATAG
- a CDS encoding substrate-binding domain-containing protein, protein MKRKEERKELLKWLIKRVLLVIPVACLLLWIYAVCQTSSIKDQTKIGVTYMTMNNEFYKSIHSEISRIADERGALVSVRDPELDEKRQSQQIDDFCAQKVNVIVINPVKGDSQPILRALKKARKQGIKIIAVDTQLKHFKPDASIVSDNYQAGVLIAKELMKRSSNARILLLEHKGTVSADTRIQGFKDTIKGHGSYQIISELETKGQTEIAMPAVRKFLQSGGNVDTLVSLNDRSAIGALAAIKEQGITHPIAIYGIDGSPDMKALLHSTDDVVGTVAQSPLKMGDRVMEVIQDMADGKSYQKEITIPVQMMTKENIDQFDVNGWQ, encoded by the coding sequence TTGAAGAGGAAAGAAGAAAGAAAAGAACTGTTAAAATGGCTGATAAAACGGGTTCTACTGGTGATTCCAGTGGCCTGCCTCCTCTTGTGGATCTATGCTGTTTGTCAAACCAGTAGCATCAAGGATCAGACCAAGATTGGTGTCACCTATATGACCATGAACAATGAGTTCTATAAAAGTATTCATTCGGAAATTAGTCGGATTGCCGATGAGAGAGGGGCTCTTGTATCTGTTCGAGATCCGGAATTGGATGAAAAAAGGCAGAGCCAGCAGATCGATGATTTTTGCGCTCAAAAAGTAAATGTGATTGTGATTAATCCGGTCAAAGGGGATAGTCAGCCGATTTTAAGGGCTCTTAAAAAAGCTAGAAAACAAGGAATTAAGATCATTGCAGTTGATACCCAGCTCAAGCATTTTAAGCCGGATGCCAGCATTGTCTCCGACAACTACCAAGCAGGAGTCTTGATTGCGAAAGAGTTGATGAAACGCTCTTCAAATGCTCGGATCCTTCTCTTGGAGCACAAAGGGACTGTTTCGGCAGATACGCGGATTCAGGGATTTAAGGATACCATCAAAGGACATGGGTCTTATCAGATCATCTCGGAACTAGAAACCAAGGGGCAGACGGAGATCGCCATGCCAGCTGTCCGTAAGTTCTTGCAGTCAGGGGGGAATGTCGATACTCTAGTCTCCTTGAATGACCGCTCGGCTATAGGAGCTTTAGCGGCGATCAAGGAGCAAGGAATCACCCATCCCATTGCGATCTATGGGATTGATGGCTCACCAGATATGAAAGCCTTGCTACACTCGACAGATGATGTCGTAGGAACCGTTGCCCAGTCTCCGTTGAAGATGGGAGACCGCGTGATGGAGGTCATCCAAGATATGGCTGATGGGAAGAGCTACCAAAAAGAAATAACCATTCCGGTTCAGATGATGACAAAGGAAAACATCGATCAATTTGATGTGAATGGGTGGCAGTAA
- a CDS encoding single-stranded DNA-binding protein, protein MYNKVILIGRLVAAPELHKTSTDKSVARVTVAVNRRYKDQNGERETDFVNVVVWGKLAETMASYASKGSLISLDGEIRTRRYEKNGVMQYVTEVLCQSFQLLESRAQRAMRENGGTGDLADIILEEEDLPF, encoded by the coding sequence ATGTATAATAAAGTTATTTTAATCGGTCGCCTAGTAGCGGCCCCAGAATTGCATAAAACCAGCACAGACAAATCCGTTGCCCGAGTGACCGTTGCGGTCAATCGTCGCTACAAGGACCAAAACGGGGAGCGAGAGACTGATTTTGTCAATGTCGTTGTCTGGGGGAAATTGGCTGAAACCATGGCTAGTTATGCTAGCAAAGGGAGCCTGATCTCTTTGGATGGAGAGATTCGGACGCGCCGCTACGAGAAAAATGGAGTTATGCAGTATGTGACAGAGGTCCTCTGCCAAAGTTTTCAGTTGCTAGAGAGCCGCGCTCAGCGAGCGATGCGTGAAAATGGTGGAACGGGAGATTTAGCCGATATCATCTTAGAAGAGGAAGATCTTCCCTTTTAG
- the ytpR gene encoding YtpR family tRNA-binding protein, with product MIVTYNKEQVGDVLMLTLKNSGEAKLAVERKGKVARVYREDKQETVAWNIFDASSFFAIEGKGQVFLTDEQVARLNQELEREGFAERLVNDREPKFVVGEILEMVAHPDSDHLNICQVAVGPDKTVQIVAGAPNARVGLKTIVALPGAMMPDGSLIFPGALRGEKSYGMMCSPRELHLPNAPQKRGIIELDDAEVAGTPFDPARHWHE from the coding sequence ATGATTGTAACATACAACAAAGAACAAGTCGGCGATGTCTTGATGCTGACCTTGAAAAATAGTGGAGAAGCAAAGCTCGCGGTGGAGAGAAAAGGAAAAGTGGCTCGCGTTTACCGTGAGGACAAGCAAGAAACCGTTGCCTGGAATATTTTTGATGCCTCATCTTTCTTCGCCATCGAAGGCAAGGGCCAAGTCTTTTTGACAGATGAGCAAGTAGCTCGTTTGAATCAAGAATTGGAAAGAGAAGGCTTCGCAGAACGTTTGGTCAATGATCGGGAACCAAAATTTGTGGTGGGAGAAATCCTTGAAATGGTAGCCCATCCAGATAGTGACCACTTGAATATCTGCCAAGTAGCAGTTGGACCAGATAAGACGGTTCAGATCGTAGCTGGAGCTCCAAATGCGCGAGTGGGTCTCAAGACCATTGTCGCTCTTCCAGGTGCCATGATGCCGGATGGTAGCTTGATTTTCCCAGGGGCCCTTCGTGGAGAAAAAAGCTATGGGATGATGTGCAGTCCGCGCGAATTGCACTTGCCAAATGCTCCTCAAAAACGAGGCATTATTGAATTGGATGACGCAGAAGTAGCAGGGACACCTTTTGATCCTGCTCGTCACTGGCACGAATAA
- a CDS encoding thioredoxin family protein — protein sequence MITPNSLEEIASYVEQDGKKVFVFSADWCGDCRYLKPFLPEIEAENPEFTFILIDRDAYMDLAKVWDVYGIPSLVVLEKDKEIGRFVNRDRKTKAQLTAFLAGLK from the coding sequence ATGATTACACCAAATTCTCTAGAAGAAATTGCTTCTTATGTAGAGCAAGATGGCAAGAAAGTGTTTGTCTTTTCAGCAGATTGGTGTGGGGATTGTCGTTACCTCAAGCCTTTTTTGCCGGAGATTGAAGCTGAAAATCCCGAATTTACCTTTATCTTGATTGACCGAGATGCCTATATGGATCTGGCGAAAGTCTGGGATGTTTATGGGATCCCAAGTTTGGTGGTTCTGGAAAAGGATAAGGAAATCGGTCGGTTTGTCAATCGGGATCGAAAAACCAAGGCGCAGCTTACAGCATTCTTAGCAGGATTAAAATAG
- a CDS encoding DUF4651 domain-containing protein — MKAKKIILSSLAVASAGALAAGVYKIAKDQKRLRTQEELVAEVREQMEAMGTIATLYVELYESSEERLVGGVIFEDERHYRFVYEDGLLHYEEEKL; from the coding sequence ATGAAAGCTAAAAAAATTATTTTGTCTAGTCTGGCTGTAGCAAGTGCAGGAGCTCTTGCGGCCGGTGTTTATAAAATCGCCAAAGATCAAAAGCGTCTCCGTACCCAAGAAGAGTTGGTAGCAGAAGTACGGGAGCAAATGGAAGCCATGGGGACGATTGCGACCCTGTATGTGGAACTCTACGAGTCTAGTGAAGAACGCTTAGTAGGAGGCGTCATTTTTGAAGATGAGCGCCATTACCGCTTTGTCTATGAGGACGGTCTCTTGCATTATGAAGAGGAAAAACTATGA
- the pepA gene encoding glutamyl aminopeptidase produces MTDLFSKIKEVTEIPAISGHEAPVRDYLRQQLTPHVDEIVTDGLGGIFGVKHSTAADAPRILVAAHMDEVGFMISEIKADGTFRVVPIGGWNPMVVSSQRFKLFTRDGREYPAISGSVPPHLTRGTGGPTVPAISDIIFDAGFSSKAEAESYGVRPGDTLVPDSSAILTANGKNVISKAWDNRYGVLMVSELAKSLSGQALNNELYVGANVQEEVGLRGAHTSTTKFDPEIFLAVDCSPAADVFGDQGAIGEGTLLRFYDPGHIMLPNMKDFLLTTAEEAGIKFQYYCAKGGTDAGAAHLKNGGVPSTTIGVCARYIHSHQTLYAMDDFLQAQAFLQALVKKLDRSTVDLIKHY; encoded by the coding sequence ATGACTGATTTATTTTCTAAAATCAAAGAAGTAACTGAAATCCCTGCTATCTCAGGTCATGAAGCTCCTGTACGGGATTATTTGCGCCAACAATTGACCCCTCATGTGGACGAAATCGTGACAGATGGTCTCGGTGGGATCTTTGGGGTCAAACATTCAACAGCTGCCGATGCTCCTCGTATCTTAGTAGCTGCCCACATGGACGAAGTTGGTTTTATGATCAGCGAAATCAAAGCTGACGGAACTTTCCGTGTTGTCCCAATCGGAGGTTGGAATCCGATGGTCGTCAGCAGCCAACGCTTCAAACTCTTTACACGTGACGGACGTGAATACCCTGCTATTTCAGGATCTGTTCCTCCTCATTTGACACGTGGAACGGGTGGACCAACCGTACCAGCCATTAGCGACATCATCTTTGATGCAGGCTTTAGCTCTAAAGCCGAAGCTGAAAGTTATGGGGTTCGTCCTGGAGATACTTTGGTCCCAGATAGCTCTGCGATTCTCACTGCTAATGGTAAAAACGTCATCTCAAAAGCATGGGATAACCGCTACGGCGTCTTGATGGTCAGCGAATTGGCCAAGAGCCTTTCTGGACAAGCCTTAAACAACGAACTCTATGTAGGGGCCAACGTTCAAGAAGAAGTGGGACTGCGTGGAGCCCACACTTCAACCACTAAATTTGATCCTGAAATCTTCCTTGCTGTAGACTGTTCACCAGCGGCCGATGTCTTTGGAGACCAAGGAGCGATTGGGGAAGGAACACTGCTTCGCTTCTATGATCCAGGTCACATCATGCTACCAAATATGAAAGATTTCTTGCTCACTACTGCTGAAGAAGCAGGTATCAAATTCCAATACTATTGTGCCAAAGGTGGTACCGATGCAGGTGCAGCACACTTGAAGAACGGTGGAGTCCCATCAACCACTATTGGTGTCTGTGCACGTTACATCCACTCCCACCAAACCCTCTATGCCATGGATGATTTCTTGCAAGCACAAGCCTTCTTACAAGCATTGGTTAAGAAATTGGATCGCTCTACAGTTGATTTGATCAAACACTATTAA